The following is a genomic window from Balneolaceae bacterium.
TAAGTAACTATTGGTGGACAAACCATCGGCTGGCGATTGCAGTTTTCGCCTGCCGGATTATATGGCCCGGAACCCAAGAATTCGAGCCGAGGTGGACTCGACAGCCGATGCGTCCCTTCTCCGCCTGCTGGCGCAAGTGTTAAGCGAAGCGTCACTTGTGCCCCTTACCTTTTGCAAAAAGCTTGGCACAGGTGACATCCTTGGCTTACTGCTTGTAGAAAAAATTTTACCAACAAGAGATTATCTAACTTTATCCCAATTTAAACTTTGAAATGCCGGTTTTAACCCCGAAGCGTTGGAACCCTCCTTATAAATGAAGGAGGTATCAGGGATGGTTATTCTCCCCTGGAGGGGAGTACGGCGAAGCCGGGAGGGGTGTCATCCCTCTGCTCTCTCCGATTGGCGCAAGTGACATCCTCGGTTTACTGATTGTAGAAAAATTTTTTCCAGCAAGAGATTATCTAAATATATACAAATTCAAATTTTAAAAGCCGGATTTAACACTTGCGCCAGTTTGGGAGAGACTTGAACGAAGTGAAATCCTGCAGAGTTCGTGCTTCCCTTTCAAAACATATCTAATCGTAGATCAAACTGTGCAACTGCCAGGAATCTGAAAAACACAGATGCTTTGGCAGGTTGCTAAACAGGTATAATTACTGAACCCAGTCCGGGATGACTCCTGTCTCAATCCCGAACACATATGCAAAGAAATAATAACTGGCTAAGGCAAGCAAAATCGAAATAATGATATTGAGCCAAAAACCGGCTTTAGCCATTTGCGGTATCGATACCTTTCCACTTCCATAGATTATTGCATTTGGCGGAGTAGCCACCGGCAACATAAACGCACAGCTTGCCGAGATTGCTGCCGGAAGTATGAATAACAAAGGATTTTGCCCCATTCCTATGGCTGTGGAAGCGAGAATCGGCAGGAAAGCAGCTGTAGTTGCTGTATTACTTGTGATTTCTGTTAGAAAAACTACGATTAGAATTACTGAAAAGACTAAAAGGATGATTGGGAATACTGACAGGCTTTGAACACTTTGGCCAATCCAGGCAGCAAGGCCGGAGGAACTGATGGCATTCGCGAGGCTCAAACCGCCGCCAAACAGGATCAGAATTCCCCAGGGGAGATCCCGCATATTATCCCAGGAAAGCAACTTATTATGCTTTTTTTCTCCCGATGGAATGATGAAAAGAACTACACCTGCTGCAATAGCTATCCCTGCATCAGAAAGGCCGGGGATGATGTTGGAGATTAACGGCCTGAAAATCCACAATAAAGCCGTACCTGCAAAAACAGTTGCAACCCGTTTTTCAGGAATTGTAATGTCACCTATCTTTTGCAATTGTGATTGAATAACATCTTTCCCGCCCGGCAGTTCTTTTAACTTGATCGGGAATACAAGTTTTGAAAGGATGACATACATCAGAGGTAAAAGAACCAAAGCCAACGGAATACCGATACTCATCCATCGAACAAAGCTGATTTCTACAGAGTAATTTTCGAGCATAAAACCGGCAAAGAGTGCATTGGGCGGCGTTCCAATTAAGGTTGCAATTCCGCCGATATTACAGGCATAAGCAATGGCCAGAACAAGTACGATTTCGAAATTTGTTACAGAAGACTCTCCGGATTTTTCCTGATCGGTGAAGTGGAGCACAGAAAGTGCTATCGGCAGCATCATCAAAGCAGTAGCAGTGTTACTTACCCACATGCTCAAAAATGCCGATGCAATGATAAACCCGATTATGATAGACGAGGGTTTTACCCCAACAAAGTTTATGATTCTCAATGCAATTCGTTTGTGCAGATCCCAGCGCTGCATGGCAATAGCGATGATAAATCCACCCATAAAAAGAAAGATCAATGGATTTGCGTAGGGTGCAGTTGAATCTCCAATTGATGTAATTCCCAAAACGGGCAGCAGTACAATAGGCAGCAGAGAAGTAGCCGCGATGGGGATGGCTTCCGTAATCCACCAAACAGCCATTAAAACAGCTACTGCGGTGGTCTTCCAGGCAACAGTACTCATACTTTCTGGTGATGGAAGGAGCAGTATAACAATAAATGAAAAAAGCCCTGCGTAAAGTCCGCTTTTCGAAAAATTTAGTTTAAACAACAATGATGCTTCAAATCTTTAGATTGATGGTACAATTAAACATGAATTATGAATTCGTTAAAAATTGGAACTGAAAAAGACACCTCTTTACGTAGGAGGATTGACTCTTATCCGGATGATCATGTCACGTTAAATTATAGATAATATTTTTTCACCACACTCCCCTTTAAAAGCTGGTAGACTGAAAAAGTGCTTTCATCATATTGTGGTAGGAAGATGTGAGCTGAACCGACCGGCGCTGCATCATTCGCTCCATCGCTTCAACGGCTTTTTCAAAATGATAAGGGACAATTTCACTTCCGCTGACCCAGCTGAATGAGGGTACAAATTTTGGAGGATATTTGTCAGAAAACAGGTTGCAGCAAACACCGCAAAGTGTTCCGGTGTTCATCATGGAGTTGATTCCCGTTTTACTGTGATCTCCCATAATGGTACCGATAAACTGCTGCCCCGTATCGAACTGTTTTTGAGTTTTCCAGTCAACAACTTTTACTGTGCTGTAATTGTTTTTCAGGTTTGATGTATTTGTATCGGCTCCAATATTACACCATTGACCGAATACGGAGTTTCCCACATATCCGTCGTGGGCTTTATTGCTGTAGGAGTGAAAAATGGTATTAGCAATTTCTCCTCCAACTTTACAGACGGGGCCTATGGTTGTGTCTTCGTATATTTTTGCCCCCATTTTAACGACAGATTTTTCACAAATTGCCGAAGGACCCCGAACTATTGAGTTCGCCATAATCTTGGCATTTTTACCAATGTAAATCGGCCCTGTATCGGCTAAAAGCATAGCTCCGGGCTCAATATTTGCATCTTTTTCAATAAAGATTTCGTCCGGGTTAGTAAATATAGCATGTGGGTAATCTTGCTCACTTCTTGCAAAATTTTGTTTCAAAAGATCAATATCCCGGCGAATCTGTTTGCCATTGATCTGAAACAATTCCCAACTGTTTTTTAAGATGACCAGACTGTTTGAATTCAAATCTGTAGTTGTAATATCGTCAAGATCAATACCAAGTTGACTCCATTTTTGATGGGTTTCATAGGTCAGAAGGGCAGCAATCAATTGTCCGTCAGAAACAATTCCTTCATTTTCACCTAAATTAGTAACAGAATCTGCAATGGATTCGGATGGAATAAAACGCGGATTGATCCAGAGGGCTTGTTGATGTGTATCGGTTAGAGTAAACTCATCAAATACACCCTTTAAGTGATTCCGAAGAATTCCTTTTGGTGTATGTTGAGTCACATTCAGAACATTGATCCATTTTTCGCCAAGTGTTAGAATACCAACTCTTAGATCGTAAACGGGGCGGGTGAGTGTAAGCGGATGGAAATTTTCGAGAAAATCATCTTCAAAGAAACAACACTCGGTTTTCATAATTCTTAGTTTGATTGTTTTATTCCTCAGATAAGTTGTGTTAAATTAGGCAATTAAATAAAATAGTTTAAAAAAATATCATTATGTGCGGAATAGTTGGATATGTGGGAGAAAGAGACGCCAGTGACGTATTACTGAAAGGTTTAAAAAGGCTGGAATATCGCGGATACGATTCAGCCGGATTAGCCCTGGTGAATGGTGGTCTTCACTACAAAAAAGGGAAAGGAAAAGTTGATGGCCTTGCAAAGAAAATAAAGCAAACTTCCTTAGAGGGTAAGATTGGAATTGGTCACACCCGATGGGCCACTCACGGCGAGCCGAATGATATCAATTCGCACCCACACCTGAGCGAATCCGGTAATATTGCTGTGGTACATAACGGCATTATTGAAAACTATACCACGCTCAAAAAACAACTCATATCAAGAGGAAAAACCTTTCAAAGTGAAACCGATACAGAGATTGTTGCACAACTTCTGGAAGAGATCTATACAACATCTCCACAGGTTACATTTGAAGAAGCTATTCAGTTGACACTTAAGCAAATTGTAGGCACCTATGGCCTTGCAATTGTTAATAAAGATATACCTGATACAATTTTTATAGCCCGAAAAGGGTCACCGCTACTACTCGGTATTGGTGATAACGAAATGTTTATTGCATCCGATGCATCTCCAATTGTGGGTTACACGAACAAAGTTGTGTACCTGGATGACGGCGAAATGGCTACAATTAAAAAAGACAGTTACAATGTAAAAACCATTGAGGATGTTGAGCTGACAAAAGAGGTACATGAACTGGCTATTAGCATAGAAGAGATTGAGAAGGCCGGCTATCCACACTTTATGTTAAAAGAAATCTTTGAACAGCCTCGTTCAATTGCCGATTGTATGCGGGGCCGGGTAAATGCAAAAAACAATTCCATACAGCTTGGTGGAATTGAGGATGTAATGGATGATCTTGTGAACGCAAAACGGATTGTAATTGCAGCTTGCGGAACCAGTTGGCATTCAGGTCTGGTGGGTGAGTATTTGATTGAATACCTGGCCAAAACTCCGGTTGAGGTAGAATACGCCTC
Proteins encoded in this region:
- a CDS encoding putative sugar nucleotidyl transferase, with product MKTECCFFEDDFLENFHPLTLTRPVYDLRVGILTLGEKWINVLNVTQHTPKGILRNHLKGVFDEFTLTDTHQQALWINPRFIPSESIADSVTNLGENEGIVSDGQLIAALLTYETHQKWSQLGIDLDDITTTDLNSNSLVILKNSWELFQINGKQIRRDIDLLKQNFARSEQDYPHAIFTNPDEIFIEKDANIEPGAMLLADTGPIYIGKNAKIMANSIVRGPSAICEKSVVKMGAKIYEDTTIGPVCKVGGEIANTIFHSYSNKAHDGYVGNSVFGQWCNIGADTNTSNLKNNYSTVKVVDWKTQKQFDTGQQFIGTIMGDHSKTGINSMMNTGTLCGVCCNLFSDKYPPKFVPSFSWVSGSEIVPYHFEKAVEAMERMMQRRSVQLTSSYHNMMKALFQSTSF
- a CDS encoding SLC13 family permease, which produces MLFKLNFSKSGLYAGLFSFIVILLLPSPESMSTVAWKTTAVAVLMAVWWITEAIPIAATSLLPIVLLPVLGITSIGDSTAPYANPLIFLFMGGFIIAIAMQRWDLHKRIALRIINFVGVKPSSIIIGFIIASAFLSMWVSNTATALMMLPIALSVLHFTDQEKSGESSVTNFEIVLVLAIAYACNIGGIATLIGTPPNALFAGFMLENYSVEISFVRWMSIGIPLALVLLPLMYVILSKLVFPIKLKELPGGKDVIQSQLQKIGDITIPEKRVATVFAGTALLWIFRPLISNIIPGLSDAGIAIAAGVVLFIIPSGEKKHNKLLSWDNMRDLPWGILILFGGGLSLANAISSSGLAAWIGQSVQSLSVFPIILLVFSVILIVVFLTEITSNTATTAAFLPILASTAIGMGQNPLLFILPAAISASCAFMLPVATPPNAIIYGSGKVSIPQMAKAGFWLNIIISILLALASYYFFAYVFGIETGVIPDWVQ
- the glmS gene encoding glutamine--fructose-6-phosphate transaminase (isomerizing) — protein: MCGIVGYVGERDASDVLLKGLKRLEYRGYDSAGLALVNGGLHYKKGKGKVDGLAKKIKQTSLEGKIGIGHTRWATHGEPNDINSHPHLSESGNIAVVHNGIIENYTTLKKQLISRGKTFQSETDTEIVAQLLEEIYTTSPQVTFEEAIQLTLKQIVGTYGLAIVNKDIPDTIFIARKGSPLLLGIGDNEMFIASDASPIVGYTNKVVYLDDGEMATIKKDSYNVKTIEDVELTKEVHELAISIEEIEKAGYPHFMLKEIFEQPRSIADCMRGRVNAKNNSIQLGGIEDVMDDLVNAKRIVIAACGTSWHSGLVGEYLIEYLAKTPVEVEYASEFRYRDPLIGEGDVMLVISQSGETADTIAALREAKQRGALVLGICNVVGSTISRETDAGVFTHAGPEIGVASTKAFTAQVVVLTMMALALGKRKGVLSQDEMTSFIRELSKIPSKVEYILEHIDESVQKMAGLFTYAPNFLYLGRSYNFPVALEGALKLKEISYIHAEGYPAAEMKHGPIALIDEMMPVVVIAATDHTNEKMISNIEEVKARKGRIISIMNDENSDVMDLSEFHISIPTTKDCFTPLLTVIPLQLLSYYVAVNRGCNVDQPRNLAKSVTVE